The Clarias gariepinus isolate MV-2021 ecotype Netherlands chromosome 4, CGAR_prim_01v2, whole genome shotgun sequence genome window below encodes:
- the rbp5 gene encoding retinol-binding protein 5 gives MSKPDYTGLYTWVSQENFESYLAGLDINIALRKVVCLLKPSKHIEHDVNSGHMKIKTITTFKNFDMDFTLGEEFTEDLGPVDGRKCQTTVDWDGDKLVCVQRGEKEGRGWTHWLEGNLLHLELRVNDVVAKQVFKKAE, from the exons ATGTCTAAACCGGATTACACCGGACTGTACACCTGGGTCTCTCAGGAGAACTTCGAGTCCTACCTGGCCGGGTTAG acattAACATAGCATTAAGGAAGGTGGTGTGTTTGCTGAAACCCAGTAAACACATTGAACACGATGTTAATTCCGGACACATGAAGATTAAAACCATCACAACGTTCAAAAACTTCGACATGGACTTCACTCTGGGAGAGGAGTTCACTGAGGACCTGGGGCCTGTCGACGGCAGGAAGTGCCAG aCTACAGTGGACTGGGATGGTGATAAACTGGTGTGTGTACAGCGAGGGGAGAAAGAAGGACGAGGATGGACACACTGGCTCGAAGGAAACTTACTTCACCTG gagCTGCGTGTGAATGACGTGGTGGCGAAGCAGGTCTTTAAGAAAGCAGAATGA
- the ptpn6 gene encoding tyrosine-protein phosphatase non-receptor type 6: protein MVRWFHRDLSGLEAETLLKTRGVDGSFLARPSKKNVGDFSLSVRVGDGVTHIRIQNTGDYYDLYGGEKFATLSELVEYYTGEEHGTLQDRDGTIIQLKYPLNCSDPTTERWYHGHLSGPDAEKLLRERGEMGTFLVRESLSNPGNYVLSALTDEKNTKGKRVSHIKILYSNTGYTVGGKEVFDTLSELVEFYRKTAIEEVTGTKVYLKQPYFSTRVSASAIDSRVKQLDKSIEPRSEEAGDKKIKAGFWEEFDALQKLDTKMKKSRDEGMRPENKSKNRYKNILPFDETRVVLQDGDPNVIGSDYINANYVKNRMCEICPPKVYIACQGCLLTTVNDFWQMVWQEESRVIVMTTREVEKGRNKCVPYWPGCDETKDYGKFLVTLLSERDADDYKVRVLEVTLIDGSNVTREIWHYQYLSWPDHGVPEQPDKVLSFLTQVNLKQQEFPGVGPMIIHCSAGIGRTGTIVVIDMLIDIIDAKGVDCDIDIQKCIQMVREQRSGMVQTEAQYRFIYLAVLKYIESQHDIQQARMTTETEYGNLSLQPKHAKASRKVSKNKEDVYENLGAKGKKDVKKQKSEEKKSGSVRKR from the exons ATGGTTCG gtggttCCACAGAGATCTGTCTGGTTTGGAGGCGGAGACTCTCCTGAAGACTCGTGGAGTTGATGGTAGTTTTCTGGCGAGGCCGAGTAAGAAGAACGTGGGTGATTTCTCTCTGTCGGTCAG agtGGGCGATGGAGTGACGCACATCCGCATCCAGAACACAGGAGATTATTATGACCTGTACGGAGGGGAGAAGTTTGCGACCCTGTCGGAGCTGGTGGAGTACTACACAGGGGAGGAGCACGGCACTCTGCAGGACAGAGACGGAACCATCATCCAGCTCAAGTACCCGCTGAACTGCTCTGATCCAACCACTGAGag gtggtaCCATGGTCACCTGTCAGGTCCAGATGCGGAGAAGTTGCTGCGTGAGCGTGGGGAGATGGGGACGTTCCTGGTGCGTGAGTCTCTGTCCAACCCAGGGAACTACGTCCTGTCGGCTCTTACAGACGAGAAGAACACTAAGGGCAAGAGGGTGTCTCACATCAAGATCCTCTACAGC AATACCGGCTACACGGTGGGGGGGAAGGAGGTGTTCGACACGCTGTCTGAACTCGTGgagttttacagaaaaacagcGATTGAGGAAGTGACCGGGACTAAAGTCTACCTGAAACAG ccgtATTTCTCGACACGAGTGAGCGCATCAGCGATCGACAGCAGGGTGAAGCAGCTGGATAAGTCCATTGAGCCGCGCAGTGAAGAAGCAGGAGACAAAAAGATCAAAGCTGGGTTCTGGGAGGAGTTTGAT GCTTTGCAGAAGCTCGACACCAAAATGAAGAAGAGCAGAGATGAAGGGATGCGGCCAGAGAACAAAAGCAAGAACCGATACAAGAACATCCTGCCTT TCGATGAAACCAGAGTGGTCCTGCAGGATGGCGACCCCAACGTGATCGGATCTGATTACATTAATGCCAACTACGTCAAG AATAGGATGTGTGAGATCTGTCCTCCGAAAGTCTACATCGCGTGTCAAGGCTGTCTCCTAACAACCGTCAATGATTTCTGGCAAATGGTCTGGCAAGAGGAGTCTCGGGTCATTGTCATGACGACGAGGGAGGTCGAGAAAGGACGG AATAAGTGTGTGCCGTACTGGCCTGGTTGTGACGAGACGAAGGACTACGGGAAGTTTCTGGTGACGCTGCTGTCTGAGAGAGACGCTGATGATTATAAAGTCAGAGTGTTGGAGGTCACACTGATCGATGGG agcaACGTGACGAGAGAGATCTGGCACTACCAATACCTGAGCTGGCCTGATCACGGTGTCCCTGAGCAGCCAGACAAAGTCCTCAGTTTCCTCACACAGGTCAACCTTAAGCAGCAGGAGTTTCCTGGCGTGGGGCCCATGATCATCCActgcag tgcTGGTATTGGCCGAACAGGAACCATCGTTGTCATCGACATGCTGATCGACATAATCGATGCTAAAG gtgTGGACTGTGATATCGACATACAGAAGTGTATTCAGATGGTGAGAGAGCAGAGGTCGGGGATGGTGCAGACGGAGGCGCAGTACCGCTTCATTTATCTGGCCGTGCTGAAGTACATCGAGTCTCAGCATGACATACAGCAAGCTAGAATG accACTGAGACAGAATATGGAAACCTGTCCCTACAACCCAAACATGCTAAAGCCTCCCGCAAAGTGTCCAA gaatAAAGAGGATGTGTACGAGAATCTGGGAGCCAAGGGGAAGAAAGACGTGAAAAAGCAGAAATCGGAGGAGAAGAAGAGCGGCTCTGTGAGGAAGCGATAA